A window from Pongo abelii isolate AG06213 chromosome 6, NHGRI_mPonAbe1-v2.0_pri, whole genome shotgun sequence encodes these proteins:
- the STMP1 gene encoding short transmembrane mitochondrial protein 1, with translation MLQFLLGFTLGNVVGMYLAQNYDIPNLAKKLEEIKKDLDAKKKPPSA, from the exons CTTGGATTTACGTTGGGCAACGTGGTTGGAATGTATCTGGCTCAGAACTATGAC ataCCAAACCTGGCTAAAAAacttgaagaaattaaaaaggacttGGATGCCAAGAAGAAACCCCCTAGTGCATGA